A region of Micromonospora sp. WMMD882 DNA encodes the following proteins:
- the npdG gene encoding NADPH-dependent F420 reductase encodes MGYDASALPDVSGLTVGIIGGTGDQGRGLAYRFARAGHTVLIGSRSAGRAQESAREIAALPGVAAGATVRGADNEEVARGSDVVIVAVPWAGHAATVAALAGPLAGRIVVDCVNPLGFDKQGPYALPVEEGSAAQQAAALLPDSRVCAAFNHVSAPLLADPEIDRIDLDVLICAEDREAAGVVAALAARIPGMRGIYAGRLRNAHQIEAFTANLIAINRRYKAHAGIRVTDV; translated from the coding sequence ATGGGATACGACGCCAGCGCGCTGCCCGACGTGTCCGGGCTGACCGTGGGCATCATCGGCGGCACCGGAGACCAGGGGCGGGGGCTCGCCTACCGGTTCGCCCGGGCCGGGCACACCGTGCTGATCGGCTCCCGGTCGGCCGGGCGGGCGCAGGAGTCGGCGCGGGAGATCGCCGCGCTGCCCGGCGTGGCGGCCGGCGCCACCGTCCGGGGGGCCGACAACGAGGAGGTCGCCCGGGGCAGCGACGTGGTGATCGTCGCGGTGCCGTGGGCCGGGCACGCCGCCACCGTCGCCGCCCTCGCCGGGCCGCTGGCCGGCCGGATCGTGGTGGACTGCGTGAACCCGCTCGGCTTCGACAAGCAGGGCCCGTACGCGCTGCCGGTGGAGGAGGGCAGCGCCGCGCAGCAGGCCGCCGCGCTGCTGCCGGACTCCCGGGTGTGCGCCGCGTTCAACCACGTCAGCGCGCCGCTGCTGGCCGACCCGGAGATCGACCGGATCGACCTGGACGTGCTGATCTGCGCCGAGGACCGGGAGGCCGCCGGAGTGGTCGCCGCGCTGGCCGCCCGGATCCCCGGCATGCGGGGCATCTACGCCGGACGGCTGCGCAACGCCCACCAGATCGAGGCGTTCACCGCCAACCTGATCGCCATCAACCGGCGGTACAAGGCGCACGCCGGGATCCGGGTCACCGACGTGTGA
- a CDS encoding RNB domain-containing ribonuclease: MVLRRVLAPRIDFGALRQELGLPDRFPPEAQREADGAAARPLPAYADRRDVPLVTLDPAASRDLDQAMCLTRRAGGGYRVRYAIADVATHVRPGGALEAETWRRGQTVYLPDGNVPLHPETLSEGAASLLPDVDRAAVLWTIDLDADAATVGVHLERAVVRSRAKLDYAGVQADADAGRLAEPIALLPELGALLTARGLRRGAINLPLPEQDVEPDGDGWRLVLRGPAPMEEHNAQISLLTGMAAADLMLAGRIGLLRAMPAPKPEAVARLRAVAVPLGVNWPDGLGVGEVLARLDPTRPRAAAFVDAAAELMRGAGYTAFDGDPPAEPGHGGVAAAYAHVTAPLRRLADRYATEVCLALHEDRPVPEWARAALPKLPQTMAVTDRAAGAAGRGAIELAEAVLLEHRVGETFEAAVVDVDAPPTRPGRAPGGTVALDAPPVRARCAGELPLGERVTVRLVTADPTTRTVAFARA, encoded by the coding sequence GTGGTCCTCCGACGCGTACTCGCACCCCGCATCGACTTCGGCGCGCTCCGGCAGGAGCTGGGGCTGCCCGACCGGTTCCCGCCCGAGGCGCAGCGCGAGGCGGACGGGGCGGCGGCGCGCCCGCTGCCCGCGTACGCCGACCGCAGGGACGTCCCGCTGGTCACCCTCGACCCGGCCGCCTCCCGTGACCTGGACCAGGCGATGTGCCTGACCCGGCGGGCCGGCGGCGGCTACCGGGTGCGGTACGCGATCGCCGACGTCGCCACCCACGTCCGGCCCGGTGGCGCGTTGGAGGCGGAGACCTGGCGGCGTGGGCAGACCGTCTACCTGCCCGACGGCAACGTGCCGCTGCACCCCGAGACGCTCAGCGAGGGCGCGGCGAGCCTGCTGCCCGACGTCGACCGGGCGGCCGTGCTGTGGACCATCGACCTGGACGCCGACGCGGCCACCGTCGGCGTCCACCTGGAACGGGCCGTGGTCCGCAGCCGCGCCAAACTCGACTACGCCGGCGTCCAGGCCGACGCCGACGCCGGCCGGCTGGCCGAGCCGATCGCGCTCCTGCCCGAGCTGGGCGCGCTGCTGACGGCCCGGGGCCTGCGCCGGGGCGCGATCAACCTGCCGCTGCCGGAGCAGGACGTCGAACCCGACGGGGACGGCTGGCGACTGGTGCTGCGCGGGCCGGCGCCGATGGAGGAGCACAACGCCCAGATCTCCCTGCTCACCGGGATGGCCGCCGCCGACCTCATGCTCGCCGGCCGGATCGGACTGCTGCGCGCCATGCCCGCCCCGAAACCGGAGGCGGTGGCCCGGCTGCGCGCGGTCGCCGTACCGCTGGGGGTGAACTGGCCGGACGGCCTGGGCGTCGGCGAGGTGCTGGCCCGGCTCGACCCGACGCGGCCCCGGGCGGCGGCGTTCGTGGACGCCGCCGCCGAGCTGATGCGCGGGGCCGGGTACACCGCGTTCGACGGCGACCCGCCGGCGGAGCCGGGGCACGGCGGGGTGGCCGCCGCGTACGCGCACGTCACCGCGCCGCTGCGCCGGCTCGCCGACCGGTACGCCACCGAGGTCTGCCTGGCCCTGCACGAGGACCGTCCGGTGCCGGAGTGGGCCCGCGCGGCGTTGCCGAAGCTGCCGCAGACGATGGCCGTCACCGACCGGGCCGCCGGAGCGGCCGGCCGGGGCGCGATCGAGCTCGCCGAGGCGGTGCTGCTGGAGCACCGGGTGGGGGAGACGTTCGAGGCGGCCGTGGTCGACGTGGACGCGCCGCCGACCCGGCCGGGCCGGGCGCCGGGCGGCACGGTCGCCCTGGACGCGCCGCCGGTGCGTGCCAGGTGCGCCGGTGAGCTGCCGCTCGGCGAGCGGGTCACCGTCCGGCTGGTCACCGCCGACCCGACCACCCGGACGGTCGCCTTCGCCCGCGCCTGA
- a CDS encoding OsmC family protein — protein MTRLHSYETVVTWTGDRGTGTSGYRDYGREHELTAEGPAPIAGSADPTFRGDPARWNPEQLLVASLAQCHMLSYLALCARHGVVVTGYLDRARGSMSTQGGGGRFTSVVLRPEVRVASAAMVEKAVALHHDAHEGCFIASSVDFPVTHEPTVTVSG, from the coding sequence ATGACGAGACTGCACTCGTACGAGACGGTGGTGACCTGGACCGGCGACCGGGGCACCGGCACCAGCGGGTACCGCGACTACGGCCGGGAGCACGAGTTGACCGCCGAGGGGCCGGCTCCCATCGCCGGCAGCGCCGATCCGACGTTCCGGGGCGACCCGGCCCGGTGGAATCCGGAGCAACTGCTGGTCGCCTCGCTCGCCCAGTGCCACATGCTGTCGTACCTGGCGCTGTGCGCCCGGCACGGCGTGGTGGTCACCGGTTACCTGGACCGGGCGCGCGGGTCGATGTCGACGCAGGGCGGTGGCGGCCGGTTCACGTCGGTGGTGCTGCGCCCCGAGGTCCGGGTGGCCTCGGCCGCGATGGTGGAGAAGGCCGTCGCCCTGCACCACGACGCGCACGAGGGCTGCTTCATCGCCAGCTCGGTCGACTTCCCGGTCACCCACGAGCCGACCGTCACGGTCAGTGGTTGA
- a CDS encoding ABC transporter substrate-binding protein yields the protein MKLNRTLTAALAAVALALAGCSGGGGEAAEGSASQLVLGNNGDLLTWDPAEMKEGAVIHYAEAVYDPLLRKTPESTIEPNLATGYEYNDDLTELTLKLREGVTFSDDTAFDAEAVKVNIEARKKGAGSASEAARAIERVEVVDPTTVRLHLSEPSPGLLAGLATYLGYMASPTALAAGGIATTPVGSGPYLLDAGNSEKGVRYTFTAREGYWNRDAFPFESVVIRPYEEFTARYNALTTGQIQFMYGTPDMVPKAEADGLTVQTVPGEWQGVILQDRAGKVSPALGDVRVRQAINHALDRKAILDTHYGGLGQVSTQTFNPASEAWVPALNERYPYDPAKAKELIAAAGFPNGFTIKISFSEGFMSPLVPIVAQYLSDVGIKVEQVPVNGFANGGLETLKSQPAFMLSFSTNIPAWTDVLNKLTPTSLWNNFQYTDETVTRLLREIPAAQGDQQAALYQELNTHLVEQAWFAPIVTQENVYLSKPEIDVTMQQAQLMPSLRFFAPAE from the coding sequence GTGAAACTGAACCGTACGCTGACCGCAGCGCTCGCCGCGGTCGCTCTCGCCCTCGCCGGTTGCAGCGGTGGTGGTGGGGAGGCGGCCGAAGGATCTGCGTCCCAGCTCGTGCTGGGCAACAACGGCGACCTGCTGACCTGGGACCCCGCCGAGATGAAGGAAGGCGCGGTCATCCACTACGCGGAGGCGGTCTACGACCCGCTGCTGCGCAAGACACCCGAGTCGACCATCGAGCCCAACCTGGCCACCGGGTACGAGTACAACGACGACCTCACCGAGCTCACCCTGAAACTGCGCGAGGGCGTCACCTTCAGCGACGACACCGCCTTCGACGCCGAAGCCGTGAAGGTCAACATCGAGGCGCGGAAGAAGGGCGCGGGCAGCGCGTCCGAGGCGGCCCGGGCGATCGAACGCGTCGAGGTGGTCGACCCGACCACCGTCAGGCTGCACCTGAGCGAGCCGAGCCCCGGCCTGCTGGCCGGCCTCGCCACGTACCTGGGTTACATGGCCAGCCCCACGGCGCTGGCCGCCGGCGGGATCGCCACCACCCCGGTCGGCTCCGGGCCGTACCTGCTGGACGCCGGGAACTCGGAGAAGGGCGTGCGCTACACGTTCACCGCCCGGGAGGGCTACTGGAACCGGGACGCGTTCCCGTTCGAGTCCGTGGTGATCCGGCCGTACGAGGAGTTCACCGCCCGGTACAACGCGCTCACCACCGGCCAGATCCAGTTCATGTACGGCACCCCGGACATGGTGCCGAAGGCCGAGGCGGACGGGCTCACCGTGCAGACGGTGCCCGGTGAGTGGCAGGGCGTCATCCTCCAGGACCGGGCCGGCAAGGTCTCCCCCGCCCTCGGCGACGTGCGGGTGCGGCAGGCGATCAACCACGCGCTGGACCGCAAGGCCATCCTCGACACGCACTACGGCGGCCTCGGCCAGGTCTCCACGCAGACCTTCAACCCGGCCAGCGAGGCGTGGGTGCCGGCCCTGAACGAGCGCTACCCGTACGACCCGGCCAAGGCCAAGGAGCTGATCGCGGCGGCCGGCTTCCCGAACGGCTTCACCATCAAGATCTCGTTCAGCGAGGGCTTCATGTCCCCGCTGGTGCCGATCGTCGCGCAGTACCTCTCCGACGTGGGCATCAAGGTCGAGCAGGTGCCGGTCAACGGTTTCGCCAACGGCGGCCTGGAGACCCTGAAGAGCCAGCCGGCGTTCATGCTGTCGTTCTCCACGAACATCCCCGCCTGGACGGACGTGCTGAACAAGCTCACCCCGACGTCGCTGTGGAACAACTTCCAGTACACCGACGAGACGGTGACCCGGCTGCTGCGGGAGATCCCGGCGGCCCAGGGTGACCAGCAGGCCGCCCTCTACCAGGAGCTGAACACGCACCTGGTGGAGCAGGCCTGGTTCGCGCCGATCGTCACGCAGGAGAACGTCTACCTCTCCAAGCCGGAGATCGACGTGACCATGCAGCAGGCGCAGCTCATGCCCAGCCTGCGGTTCTTCGCCCCGGCCGAGTGA
- a CDS encoding ROK family transcriptional regulator produces MTCTDEAATTAVEGPETPARRGLPGRVRSGEKVRPEQVRVHNRELLLRTLYREGPHSRADLARRTGLTRVSVSDVVGELLADDLVVEVGVRSGTRPGKPAMMLEFHERGHQTIALDLSHSTLYRGAVLDLGGTVVARQDVEIAGSAGDDALAKVVGLVGALREQVTAPLLGVGVGTPGIVDVTGVVLSAPNLGWKDLGLRAALAERFSCPVVVANDANATALAERSYGRSAADTLLIRVGVGVGAGLLLDGVPVLGSRFAAGEIGHVVVDVASERQCVCGKAGCLETWLSTRRIQDDLSHARTDAERDGVLAGAGESLGIVLAPIVAALNVSEIVLSGPRRVLEGPLAEAVMETIRRRALTEVHGDIVLRLSDLGDDIVLRGAAAMVMGHELGLT; encoded by the coding sequence GTGACGTGCACTGATGAGGCGGCGACGACCGCAGTCGAGGGGCCGGAGACCCCGGCTCGCCGTGGTCTCCCCGGCCGGGTCCGCTCCGGCGAGAAGGTGCGCCCGGAGCAGGTCCGGGTGCACAACCGGGAGCTGCTGCTGCGGACGCTGTACCGGGAAGGCCCGCACAGCCGGGCGGACCTGGCGCGGCGGACCGGGTTGACCCGGGTCTCCGTCTCCGACGTGGTGGGCGAGCTGCTCGCCGACGACCTCGTGGTCGAGGTGGGCGTCCGCTCCGGTACCCGCCCCGGAAAGCCGGCCATGATGCTGGAGTTCCACGAGCGTGGCCACCAGACGATCGCCCTGGACCTCAGCCACTCGACGCTCTACCGGGGCGCCGTGCTCGACCTCGGCGGCACGGTGGTGGCCCGGCAGGACGTCGAGATCGCCGGCAGCGCCGGCGACGACGCCCTGGCGAAGGTCGTCGGCCTCGTCGGGGCGCTCCGCGAGCAGGTGACGGCCCCGCTGCTCGGGGTGGGTGTCGGCACGCCCGGCATCGTCGACGTCACCGGCGTCGTGCTCAGCGCCCCGAACCTGGGGTGGAAGGATCTCGGCCTCCGGGCGGCGCTGGCCGAGCGGTTCTCCTGCCCCGTCGTCGTCGCCAACGACGCCAACGCCACCGCGCTCGCCGAACGCAGCTACGGGCGCAGCGCGGCGGACACCCTCCTCATCCGGGTCGGCGTCGGCGTGGGCGCCGGGCTGCTGCTCGACGGCGTCCCCGTGCTGGGCAGCCGGTTCGCCGCCGGCGAGATCGGCCATGTGGTGGTCGACGTCGCCAGCGAGCGGCAGTGCGTCTGCGGCAAGGCCGGCTGCCTGGAGACGTGGCTGTCGACCCGACGCATCCAGGACGACCTCTCGCACGCCCGTACCGACGCCGAACGGGACGGGGTGCTCGCCGGCGCGGGCGAGTCGCTCGGCATCGTCCTCGCGCCGATCGTGGCGGCGCTCAACGTCTCGGAGATCGTGCTCAGCGGACCTCGCCGGGTGCTGGAGGGGCCGCTGGCCGAGGCGGTCATGGAGACCATCCGTCGACGTGCCCTGACCGAGGTGCACGGCGACATCGTCCTGCGGCTGTCCGACCTGGGCGACGACATCGTCCTGCGCGGCGCCGCCGCCATGGTGATGGGCCACGAGCTGGGCCTGACCTGA
- a CDS encoding LacI family DNA-binding transcriptional regulator, whose amino-acid sequence MTLQTIADRVGVSRMTVSNAFSKPDQLSAALRERILDAAREVGYVGPDPAARALAKGTTGAVGIVLTSSLRFAFTDLVATSFLGAIAEQLGPTGLALTLLTSSDDGAVIPARDVAMDGALVYSCDPTSTAVQYLTRRRLPLVYVDQDPVEGSPAVNVDDRAGARAAAQHLLDLGHRSVGLLLSGLHGPHGLVSPQDVILDGHASKQRLLGWRDALDAAGVTPLLARQAGATLEQAKAGARLLLDRPDRPTAILCFSDAIAYGVLQAAEELGIRVPDELSVVGFDDNPLAVQVRPALTTVRQDVQAKGRVAAAALTRAIEDSRAGRPVTAEQVLLPVELVVRGSSAPPPPR is encoded by the coding sequence GTGACCCTCCAGACGATCGCCGATCGCGTCGGCGTCAGCCGAATGACCGTGTCGAATGCGTTCTCCAAGCCTGATCAGCTCTCCGCGGCGCTGCGCGAACGCATTCTCGACGCCGCCCGCGAGGTCGGTTACGTCGGCCCCGACCCCGCCGCCCGGGCCCTGGCCAAGGGCACCACCGGAGCGGTCGGCATCGTCCTGACCTCCTCGCTCCGCTTCGCCTTCACCGACCTGGTCGCCACCAGCTTCCTCGGCGCGATCGCCGAGCAGCTCGGCCCGACCGGGCTGGCGCTGACCCTGTTGACGTCGTCCGACGACGGCGCGGTCATCCCCGCGCGGGACGTCGCGATGGACGGCGCGCTGGTCTACTCCTGCGATCCGACCTCCACCGCCGTGCAGTACCTCACCCGTCGCCGGCTGCCCCTGGTCTACGTCGACCAGGACCCGGTCGAGGGCAGTCCCGCCGTCAACGTCGACGACCGCGCCGGCGCGCGGGCCGCCGCGCAGCACCTCCTCGACCTCGGTCACCGGTCGGTCGGGTTGCTGCTGTCCGGTCTGCACGGCCCGCACGGGCTGGTCAGCCCCCAGGACGTCATCCTCGACGGGCACGCCTCCAAGCAGCGCCTGCTGGGCTGGCGCGACGCGCTCGACGCCGCCGGCGTCACCCCGCTGCTGGCCCGCCAGGCCGGGGCCACCCTGGAGCAGGCGAAAGCCGGCGCGCGACTGCTGCTGGACCGTCCCGACCGGCCCACCGCCATCCTCTGCTTCTCCGACGCGATCGCCTACGGCGTCCTGCAGGCCGCCGAGGAGCTCGGCATCCGCGTCCCCGACGAGCTGTCGGTGGTCGGCTTCGACGACAACCCGTTGGCCGTCCAGGTCCGTCCCGCCCTGACCACCGTCCGGCAGGACGTCCAGGCCAAGGGACGGGTGGCGGCGGCGGCCCTCACCCGGGCCATCGAGGACAGCCGCGCCGGGCGGCCGGTCACCGCCGAGCAGGTCCTGCTCCCCGTCGAGCTGGTCGTCCGGGGCAGCAGCGCCCCGCCGCCACCCCGCTGA
- a CDS encoding histone produces the protein MAVATRATTRPATGRTTAKKTAAAERNTGASRTTPVRKSTSAASGTAAKRTTTAARTASPGRLASTTRTAAATTAKPASAPKKTATAKQTGAGKAGGGKAATAKKTATAAKKTAATKTATAKKTSPAAKKAPAKKAPAKKAPAKKAPAKKAPAKKAPAKKTAAKKTVAAKKTSVKKAVATKASAAKKTVAKKSGAAKKAVAKKAVAKKAAARPGSRKATAAKSTPGGRKAASTRPTKASSSATQPAARATKAASTGTGRAGTSTAATKRSTAARKTAGRKAAAGRTTVEPPAVRARAAGGGKRGVRG, from the coding sequence ATGGCCGTAGCAACCAGGGCCACGACCCGCCCGGCCACCGGCCGTACCACCGCGAAGAAGACCGCCGCGGCGGAGCGGAACACCGGCGCGAGCCGGACGACCCCGGTCCGGAAGTCCACCTCCGCGGCGTCGGGCACGGCAGCGAAGCGGACGACGACGGCGGCGCGGACGGCGTCCCCGGGCCGGCTCGCCAGCACGACGCGGACGGCCGCCGCGACGACCGCGAAGCCGGCTTCCGCGCCGAAGAAGACCGCCACCGCGAAGCAGACCGGTGCGGGCAAGGCTGGTGGCGGCAAGGCCGCTACCGCGAAGAAGACCGCCACGGCGGCGAAGAAGACCGCCGCGACGAAGACCGCTACGGCGAAGAAGACCAGCCCGGCGGCGAAGAAGGCCCCCGCGAAGAAGGCCCCCGCGAAGAAGGCCCCCGCGAAGAAGGCCCCCGCGAAGAAGGCCCCCGCGAAGAAGGCCCCCGCGAAGAAGACGGCCGCGAAGAAAACCGTCGCCGCGAAGAAGACCAGCGTGAAGAAGGCGGTGGCGACGAAGGCCAGCGCGGCGAAGAAGACGGTGGCGAAGAAGAGCGGCGCGGCGAAGAAGGCCGTCGCGAAGAAGGCCGTCGCGAAGAAGGCGGCGGCCCGACCCGGCAGTCGGAAGGCCACGGCGGCGAAGTCCACCCCGGGTGGCCGCAAGGCCGCCTCGACCCGGCCGACCAAAGCCTCGTCCAGCGCCACGCAGCCGGCCGCGCGCGCCACGAAAGCCGCCTCCACCGGCACCGGCCGGGCCGGCACGTCGACCGCCGCCACCAAGCGGAGCACGGCAGCCCGCAAGACCGCCGGCCGGAAGGCCGCCGCCGGCCGGACCACGGTCGAGCCGCCGGCCGTCCGGGCCCGCGCGGCAGGCGGCGGCAAGCGAGGGGTACGGGGCTGA
- a CDS encoding dipeptide/oligopeptide/nickel ABC transporter permease/ATP-binding protein, producing the protein MSADVTAGAGLTFRRARAFLSNPMGVVAGGVLLAIVLASLLAPLLAPQDPNLVVLAEALRPPSGDHPLGTDGNGRDILSRLLWGGRVSLQAGTIMVVTAILCGVPAGLLAGYHAKWFDGLASWFSNMLMSLPEILIIIVVIASLGSGLAPTMITLGVLASPDLFRLTRAAVIGVREELYFDAARVAGLSDLRIIFRHVLSVVLGPVLVRCSFIFGMAIIVQSGLEFLGFGDPERPSWGGELSNAFQNFQRAPELVVAPGVAIGLTVMALVLVGAALADSLGTGRRRRARRATLPAATLPAATPPPATLPAVTTDAPAAPDPSDVPDDVLLRVEQLAVRYVAEDGATKTVVRDVSLHVARGEVLGLVGESGSGKSQTSFAILGLLPPEAQVAARQLALGGRSLVGLPEREMQKLRGQRMAYVPQEPMSNLDPSFTVGAQLTKPMRRKLRLSRREATERALGLLDRVGIPDPARTMAAYPHQLSGGMAQRVLIAGAVSCDPELLIADEPTTALDVTVQAEVLELLRDLQRERDMGLILVTHNLGVVADICDRVAVMRDGLVVEQRPVADLFADPRHEYTRMLLDSTLEDAPPRAGRPRRQEASR; encoded by the coding sequence ATGAGCGCCGACGTGACCGCCGGCGCGGGCCTGACGTTCCGGAGAGCTCGCGCCTTCCTCAGCAACCCGATGGGCGTGGTCGCCGGCGGCGTGCTGCTGGCCATCGTCCTGGCAAGCCTCCTCGCGCCCCTGCTCGCCCCGCAGGACCCGAACCTGGTGGTGCTCGCCGAGGCGCTGCGCCCGCCGAGCGGCGACCATCCGCTGGGCACCGACGGCAACGGCCGCGACATCCTGAGCCGGCTGCTGTGGGGTGGCCGGGTCAGCCTCCAGGCCGGCACGATCATGGTGGTCACGGCGATCCTGTGCGGGGTGCCCGCCGGCCTGCTCGCCGGCTACCACGCGAAGTGGTTCGACGGGCTGGCGAGCTGGTTCTCCAACATGCTCATGTCGCTGCCGGAGATCCTGATCATCATCGTGGTGATCGCTTCGCTGGGCAGCGGCCTCGCCCCGACGATGATCACCCTCGGCGTGCTGGCCTCGCCGGACCTCTTCCGGCTCACCCGGGCCGCCGTGATCGGCGTACGCGAGGAGTTGTACTTCGACGCGGCACGCGTCGCCGGCCTCTCCGACCTGCGGATCATCTTCCGGCACGTGCTGTCGGTGGTGCTGGGGCCGGTGCTGGTGCGCTGCTCGTTCATCTTCGGCATGGCCATCATCGTCCAGTCCGGCCTGGAGTTCCTCGGCTTCGGCGACCCGGAGCGGCCGAGCTGGGGCGGCGAGCTGAGCAACGCCTTCCAGAACTTCCAACGCGCGCCCGAGCTGGTCGTCGCCCCGGGTGTCGCCATCGGCCTCACCGTGATGGCGTTGGTGCTGGTCGGGGCGGCCCTCGCCGACTCGCTCGGCACCGGCCGCCGACGCCGGGCCCGCCGGGCCACGCTGCCGGCGGCGACGCTGCCGGCCGCCACCCCGCCCCCGGCGACGCTGCCGGCGGTCACCACCGACGCCCCGGCCGCGCCGGATCCGTCCGACGTCCCCGACGACGTCCTGCTGCGCGTGGAGCAGCTCGCGGTGCGGTACGTCGCCGAGGACGGCGCCACCAAGACCGTCGTCCGGGACGTGTCCCTGCACGTCGCCCGGGGTGAGGTGCTCGGCCTGGTCGGGGAGTCCGGGTCCGGCAAGTCCCAGACGTCGTTCGCGATCCTCGGTCTCCTCCCGCCGGAGGCCCAGGTCGCGGCCCGGCAGCTCGCCCTCGGCGGCCGGTCGCTCGTCGGGCTGCCCGAGCGGGAGATGCAGAAGCTGCGCGGCCAGCGGATGGCGTACGTCCCGCAGGAGCCGATGTCGAACCTGGATCCGTCGTTCACCGTCGGCGCGCAACTGACCAAGCCGATGCGCCGCAAGCTGCGGCTGTCCCGCCGGGAGGCCACCGAGCGGGCGTTGGGCCTGCTCGACCGGGTCGGCATCCCCGACCCGGCCCGCACCATGGCCGCGTACCCGCACCAGCTCAGCGGGGGCATGGCCCAGCGGGTCCTGATCGCCGGCGCGGTCTCCTGCGACCCGGAGCTGCTGATCGCCGACGAGCCCACCACCGCGCTCGACGTCACCGTGCAGGCCGAGGTGCTGGAGCTGCTGCGGGACCTGCAACGGGAACGCGACATGGGGCTGATCCTGGTCACCCACAACCTGGGCGTGGTCGCCGACATCTGCGACCGGGTGGCGGTGATGCGCGACGGCCTGGTGGTGGAGCAGCGCCCGGTCGCCGACCTGTTCGCCGACCCCCGGCACGAGTACACCCGCATGCTGCTGGACTC
- a CDS encoding ABC transporter permease: protein MLSFVTRRLAMGLLLAFTVVTGMFFFLMLTGSDPARGALGLYATEEQVATRREQLGLDRPVVEQYLDWLFSALRGDLGTSAAQNTEVIDLIVSRLPVTVSLALGAVLVAAVLGIALGLLAATRPGSFDRVLQVVMVLGFSLPNFWVAIILALVFAVRLRLFPATGYVHLQDSPSGWLLSITLPIVALSIGSIAAIAQQLRNSVITVNNQDYVRTLRSRGLSTRNILLTHVLRNAAPPALTMLSLQFIAAMSGAAIVERVFGLQGIGAVAINASGNSDVPVIMGVLLFTVLVVVLVNLAVDIVYAALNPKVRTT, encoded by the coding sequence ATGCTGAGCTTCGTCACTCGGCGCCTGGCCATGGGCCTGCTGTTGGCGTTCACCGTCGTCACGGGGATGTTCTTCTTCCTCATGCTGACCGGGTCCGACCCGGCGCGGGGCGCGCTCGGCCTGTACGCGACCGAGGAACAGGTCGCGACCCGGCGCGAGCAGCTCGGCCTGGACCGGCCGGTCGTCGAGCAGTACCTGGACTGGCTGTTCAGCGCCCTGCGGGGTGACCTGGGCACGTCCGCGGCGCAGAACACCGAGGTGATCGACCTGATCGTCAGCCGGCTGCCGGTGACCGTCTCGCTCGCGCTGGGCGCGGTGCTGGTGGCGGCGGTGCTGGGCATCGCCCTCGGCCTGCTCGCGGCGACCCGGCCGGGCAGCTTCGACCGGGTGCTCCAGGTGGTCATGGTGCTCGGGTTCAGCCTGCCGAACTTCTGGGTGGCGATCATCCTGGCGCTGGTCTTCGCGGTGCGACTGCGGCTGTTCCCGGCCACCGGGTACGTGCACCTGCAGGACTCGCCGAGCGGCTGGCTGCTGTCCATCACCCTGCCGATCGTCGCGCTGTCGATCGGCTCGATCGCCGCCATCGCCCAGCAGCTCCGCAACTCGGTGATCACCGTGAACAACCAGGACTACGTCCGTACGCTGCGCAGCCGGGGCCTGTCGACGCGGAACATCCTGCTCACCCACGTGCTGCGCAACGCGGCCCCGCCCGCGTTGACGATGCTGTCGTTGCAGTTCATCGCGGCGATGAGCGGCGCGGCGATCGTGGAGCGGGTGTTCGGCCTCCAGGGCATCGGCGCGGTCGCGATCAACGCCTCCGGCAACAGCGACGTCCCGGTCATCATGGGCGTGCTGCTCTTCACGGTGCTCGTCGTCGTCCTGGTCAACCTCGCGGTCGACATCGTCTACGCCGCCCTCAACCCGAAGGTACGGACCACATGA
- a CDS encoding roadblock/LC7 domain-containing protein — MSSGVPGEGTLPRRNRSTGVLPPLDRLPPSLAGNRSLPYPAIDTELAELRLQIPGVTGCVLGGVDGLLITHTMPDGARPEDLAALAASTYGLGRQIGLSLGQGPFRQSTVRNATGYLSVYAVTDQALLAVVGQDTVNVARLHLHAPGVADRLAALLAGNR; from the coding sequence GTGAGCAGTGGCGTCCCGGGCGAGGGGACCCTTCCGCGGCGGAACCGGTCGACCGGCGTCCTGCCCCCGCTGGACCGTCTCCCGCCGTCCCTGGCCGGGAACCGTTCCCTGCCGTACCCGGCGATCGACACCGAGCTGGCCGAGCTGCGGCTCCAGATCCCCGGCGTGACCGGTTGCGTGCTGGGCGGCGTGGACGGCCTGCTCATCACCCACACCATGCCCGACGGGGCGCGCCCCGAGGATCTGGCCGCGCTCGCCGCGAGCACGTACGGCCTGGGCCGCCAGATCGGCCTGAGTCTCGGGCAGGGCCCGTTCCGGCAGTCCACCGTCCGTAACGCCACCGGCTACCTGAGCGTCTACGCGGTCACCGACCAGGCCCTGCTGGCCGTGGTCGGCCAGGACACCGTCAACGTGGCCCGGCTGCACCTGCACGCGCCGGGCGTGGCCGACCGGCTAGCCGCGTTGCTGGCCGGCAACCGCTGA